The following proteins are encoded in a genomic region of Fusarium oxysporum f. sp. lycopersici 4287 chromosome 1, whole genome shotgun sequence:
- a CDS encoding hypothetical protein (At least one base has a quality score < 10) yields MEYPRISGSDIPQKGLININAMYCTSGIAYTASTALLAACLYTAYFILHDWRIQHYMILLAWMFTIAGAITLAGIHNGTVNNATWEILVANLVVIPGTVLAKLVTCVIYYAVLERLWYRYPAFAIWTVASLITCPFAALWVVLLLEVIECEQPQAPCSLHLGRVYAMYVAQAVIGALADMVFMFSMLAYTLRNTKSRNNRMRVVVSVGSGIFPLGAVVGRFVILVIGLKNNDSTPLLANGILLLSIESNIVIVCSSVPMIRKFKDNHRCNTVEYPRHAAVLDGVQGDRGLSSC; encoded by the exons ATGGAGTACCCTCGAATCAGTGGCAGTGATATACCGCAGAAGGGTTTGATTAATATTAATGCGATGTATTGCACTTCTGGCATTGCATACACCGCTTCTACAGCCTTACTGGCGGCGTGTCTCTACACTGCATATTTCATTCTCCACGATTGGCGCATTCAGCATT ATATGATCCTTCTTGCCTGGATGTTCACGATAGCCGGGGCCATAACCCTCGCTGGCATACACAATGGCACCGTGAACAATGCTACTTGGGAAATTCTTGTTGCCAACCTAGTTGTCATCCCAGGCACAGTCCTTGCCAAACTGGTGACCTGTGTCATCTACTACGCGGTATTGGAAAGGCTTTGGTATCGATACCCCGCCTTTGCCATCTGGACTGTGGCGTCTTTGATAACCTGCCCCTTCGCCGCTCTGTGGGTAGTTCTCTTGCTTGAAGTTATCGAGTGTGAACAGCCTCAGGCTCCCTGCTCGCTTCACCTTGGCAGAGTTTATGCTATGTATGTGGCACAAGCGGTTATCGGGGCTTTGGCAGACATGGTATTTATGTTTTCTATGCTAGCTTACACCCTTCGCAATACCAAGTCGCGGAATAATAGAATGAGAGTAGTTGTTTCTGTCGGCAGCGGGATATTCCCGCTAGGGGCTGTTGTGGGCCGGTTTGTCATTCTGGTCATTGGTCTCAAAAACAATGACTCAACGCCCTTGTTGGCAAATGGCATATTGCTTTTATCAATTGAAAGCAATATTGTTATTGTCTGCAGTTCAGTACCCATGATTCGCAAGTTCAAAGACAATCACAGGTGCAATACAGTCGAATACCCACGACATGCTGCTGTTTTGGATGGAGTTCAAGGCGATCGGGGTCTGAGCTCATGCTAA